The genomic window ACCGCGCTGGCTTGCGCTTGCAGGGCGAGTTCAATCGTCAGGAAGGTATGCGCTTGCGGCATGGCGTTTTCCGTGCGGTTCAGGCAGTCGAGGATGAGTTGCCCGAAGAATGGGAAACCGACCTGCCCATGCACGGGGAAATGATGTTCGCCTTTGTGATCCACCAAATAAACATGGTCGCCCTCGGCATCACGCGCGACATCCAGGTATTTGCGCAACTCAATGTAGCCATCGGTACCGAGGATGACAGTGCGGCCATCGCCCCAGGCTCGCAGGCCATTGGGGTTGAGCCAATCCACCCGCATGTAATGGGTGGCGCCGTTGTCCGCCACCAAGGTGGCATCACCGAAATCCTCGAAATCGGGATATTGCGGGCAGTTGTAGTTGCCCACTTTGCTGTGCAGTACCCGTGCGCTTTTAGCTCCGGTCCAGTACAGGAATTGCTCGATCTGGTGGCAGCCGATGTCGCACAGGATGCCGCCGAATTTCTTTTTGTCCCAGAACCACGGGGGACGCGTGGCCGGGTTGAGGCGGTGCGGTCCCAAACCCAGGACCTGAACCACGCGCCCAATCGCGCCGGCCTGGAGGAGTTGACCGGCATAGACGGCGGCTTCCACATGCAGCCGCTCCGAGTAATAGACAGCGAAGATGTGCCCGGTTTCCGCCACCTTCTGGCGGGCCGCCGCCAGTTGTTCCAGCGAGGTGAACGGCGGTTTGTCGGTGAAGTAATCCTTGCCGTGATCCATGACGCGCAGACCCAGTGGGCCGCGTTCACACGGCACACACGCGCTGGCGATTAGGTTGAGCGAAGGATCGTGCAGCACTTCGGCTTCGCTGGCGGCCACCTTGACGCCGGGATAGGTCTTGCAGAAATTCGCCACCTTTGCCGGATCGGGGTCATAGACCGACGCCAGTTCGCCGCCGGCCTCAATCAATCCATTGCATTGGCCGAAAATATGGCCATGGTCGAGCCCAATGGCGGCGAAGCGGAACTCGCCTGGTTTGCACACGGCGCTGGCCTTGCCCTTGGGGGCGTAATTCATGCCATCGGCTTTCGGTTGCATAAACGATAGAGGTTGGCGGTTAATCTTCCGGCAGCGGCTGGTCCTTGGTTTCGGGCGCCCAGATGAGGGCGACGATGCCGATCAGGTAAATGCCGCACATCGCCACAGCGACCGTGCGGAAGGGGAACATGGTGCTGAGATGGCCGAGCAGGTACGGGAACGGCGCGGCCAGGTAACGCACGGTGTTGTAGCAAAAGCCCACGCCAGTGCCGCGCAGGCGGGTGGGGTAAATTTCCGGGAAATAAATGGAATACCCCGCGAACACCGAGAGCGTGCAGAAGCCCATCAAGGGGAGCATCCAGTAAATATCCGACTCGGTCTTCAACGTGGCGAACACAAACGACACCACGCACAAGCACATCACAAACGCGATCAGGAACGCTTTGCGGCGGTTGAAATAGGAGGCGATGAAGGTGAACGCGAACATGCCCAGCAGGGCGCCGACATCTTGCAGCATGGTCCCGCGTCCGCGCATTTTATCAATCACCTTCTGCAGGCTGTCAATCGCGCCGGGGAAAGTTTGCTCCAGCAGTTGCCGGTTGAGGAAATTGATATTTTCCGGGGCCGAATGCTTTTGCACCTGGATCACCAGGTTGGCCGTGTTTTTCTTCAAGGCAATGCCTTTGAAGGCCTCGGCATTGTAAAGATTGCCATCGTGGATCAAACGGTTGAAATCCTGCAACAGGGCGGCAGACGCGGTATCCGGGGAGGTCTCCACCTGCTTCACCACGTCCGGGGTCATGAGGCTCTTGATGTGCGCCACGGCGGGGTTGGCCGGGGTTTTGAGGGCCTGGCAGATTTGCGCCGGCTTTAATAAATCCGCGCCATGCAACGGGCGGTTCTTCAGGGCGGTGGTGACCAATTCCGGCGAGAAGAAACCGATGCCCCACAGGCCCACCATGCCGGAGACGCCCAGGCAGATGCCCACCAACGTGCTGCGCCGCCAGCGGGGATCACGGAACAGGTCCGTGATGGATCCAACTCGTTTGGCTTTGCCGGACTGGGCGTCCGCTTTGGCTTTTTTCCAGGCCTCGGGTTCTTTGAGAACCAATAAGATCGGGATCGCCAGCAAGACCGGGGTGACGCTTACAAAAAAGATGACCTGCCAACCACTGTAATGGCCCCAATAATTCTCCAAGCCGGGAGTGATGCCCAGGCTTAACGCCGATCCGCCAATATTGCCCATGGCAGAGAGCGCCTGCATGGAGCCCAGCGCGGCAGTGCGGAATTTTGCCGGCACACTTTCCGCCACCAGCGTGGTGGCCGCCCCGAACATGCCGCCCACGCCCATGCCGCACAGGAAACGATAGATCAGGAATTCCATGCCGTTGCGCGACAGGCCGGAAAGGCCGGAGAAAATCGTGTACGCTAGCAGGGTCGCCACCATGGCTTTGACGCGCCCGTAGCGATCGCTCATCATGCCGAAGAGCAACCCGCCGGTGCCCCAGCCGATCATCAGGATGCAGGTGGCGAGGCCGCCCCATTTCTTGACATCGCCATCGGAGGCCGTTGCGCCCAGCAATTCCTTCAAGGCGGGTTCCCGGGCCAGGATGAAAATCCGCTGGCCCATGCAGTCAAACAACCAGCCCGAGGCGGCCAGGATGAAGACCAGCCAGTGATACACCGTCACGCCTTCCAAAATGCCACCCGATTTCGGGCTGCCCGAGTTTTGTGCTGTTGTACTCACAAATTTCTTTTGTTCAAGTTTCTGTACTGGGAAACGTGTGGTGATACTAAGGTTCAGTGGGAGAGGTTGTCAAGGCACGGGAATCGTTTTTCAGTTATCAACCCAATTTCGGATGGGCAGCCAGCGTCCGCAAAATTGATATCCGCAAATTGATTGCACCCGCTGCGGGTTTCCCTTACGCTGCCCTCGGTCATTTCGGGGACAATCGTGTTATGGACCAATTCAATATTAATGCCGGCGGCCAGAATATCAGTCTCCAGCTTGATTCCAGATTATATGACCCGAAGAACCGGAACATCTTGGGGCCGTACGACTATTTTGAAACCGGCAACGGCAGCGACATTAACCTGACGCTCCTCTACGGCAGGCGGCGCCGCGCTTTTGCCGACGAGGATTTCCTCAATATCCGGCATTACCGTGGCAAGGCTGGCAGCCATATCATCCGTCAATTGGCCTGTTATCTCGCGGCGTTTCACACCCGGAAGTTTGATCTGGTTCACGGCACCGGTCTGCTGGTAAATCCCGAGAGCCGCAAAGGCGTGTTGCTGATTGGGCCCGGCCACTGCGGCAAGAGCACGCTCAGTCGTGAGTTGGGCGAGATCATCATGGATGACGACATCATGCTGATCAATGAGGACACCATGCAGGTCGCCGGCAAGATGGGGTTTGTCACCTATAAACACCCGGTCCATGGCCGCAAATTCCTGACCCCGCTGCCCAGCGGGGAAAAAGAGGCGCGGCTGACCATGGTCTTCATTCTCGATAAAAAGGAACAAGGCGGGAAATACGCCGATGTGGATAATCGCATCCCTCGGCGATTCGCCGTGCCGGAGGATTTGCCGCCGCTGCTAAAAAAGGCTTACTTGAAATTAAATCCCATCAAAGTGGATGCGCCCATCTTCCGCTTGGGGACCCGGGGCCGCCTGCCGCAGACCGTCGAGGTCTTGCGGCACCTGATTGATCAGCACATTTAGAACTGCATTAGAACTGCACCGTCGGCGTTTCTTTCTGGGCGGCGGGCGTTTCAAAGAACGGTTCTTCCTTGAAGCCTAGCATTCCCACGATCAACACCGCCGGGAAAGTTTGGATGGCGGTATTCAGTTGGGTGGCGGAGTCATTGTAGGCCTGCCGGGCAAACGCGATCCGGTTTTCCGTGGAAGTGAGTTCCTCCTGCAAGGCGATGAAGTTCTGATTTGCCTTGAGGTCGGGGTACGCCTCGGAAACCGCCAGCAACCGGCCCAGCGCCGAGCTGAGTTCTCCTTCCGCTTTGATCTTGTCGGCGGGCAGCGTGACGCTGGTGGCCTTGGCGCGGGCGTTGATCACCGCTTCGAGAGTTCCTTTCTCGTGGCTGGCGTAGCCCTTGACGGTATTCACGAGATTGGGGATCAGGTCGTGGCGGCGCATGAGCTGCACGTCAATTTGCGCCCATGCATTCTTCACCGCCTGCCGCACGCGGACCAGGCCGTTATAAATGCCCATGACCCACAGGCCAACAATGAGCGCTAGGAACAGCAGCACGCCCAACATTACGCCAACGACTAATATCGCAGATGCAATCATGGTGGTAGCATACCCATTTCCACCCGCATTGCAATGCTTCAGCGATTACAATTTATCGGGATGTTTATAACGCGGCGGCGACATTGCTACACGAAAAACAACGAGACGTTCGCCAGTCGCCGTTCCGCACGTCAGGACTCGTCGGCTTCGGACGCGCGGTGCAGCACGTGGCTGTGGAATACGGATTTAGCCAAACGAAGGATTTTCCGTCCGGAAGCGCGGATTTTTAGCCGTCCGCGAAAAAATCCCGCCGGTTTGTACTTGGCGCGGAAGATGGCCAGTTGCTCTTTACAGTCTGAAAACCGCCGCGTTTGACCCAACAGGCCGATCAATTCCAAATCCTGCTCAAAATACGACGGGAAAAAGTTCAAGAGGAAGCGGCAGGGCCACTGTGCGTACCGATGAAAGCACTGGCGCAGGACGCGCCGCTCAAAGTAGTGCGGCGCACAGTGGAATTGTGCACAAAACCGATCTCGAAATGTCCGCCGTTCCTGTTCTGATGGGGCAGCCATCCGACGAGTATATAAAAATAATAGCAGATGGCAATAACCGTGTTTTTCACCTTTTTTATTGCCGCCCGGGCGGGAGATGGCACAATGCGCCGCGTATGTCTTTCGTAACGATCTGGTTGCCGCCATTGGCGGGATTCGCCATTTTCCTTTTGCGCGTCAAGGAACTTGGCACCAAACGAAAACGCGTGGATGGGCCGGTCCAGGAAAAGTTGACGTTTTTCCTGTTTCTTTCGGCGGGCACGTTGCTGCTGGCCGGGTCCATGTTTGAATATTGGTATCGCGGCGAGCATTTGCGCTGGGGTACCTTCCTTCCCGGCGTCCTGTGCGCAACCGCGTCGTTCGTTTTGCGGCGCAAAGCAATTGCAGCGCTGGGTGAA from Verrucomicrobiota bacterium includes these protein-coding regions:
- a CDS encoding LemA family protein, with translation MIASAILVVGVMLGVLLFLALIVGLWVMGIYNGLVRVRQAVKNAWAQIDVQLMRRHDLIPNLVNTVKGYASHEKGTLEAVINARAKATSVTLPADKIKAEGELSSALGRLLAVSEAYPDLKANQNFIALQEELTSTENRIAFARQAYNDSATQLNTAIQTFPAVLIVGMLGFKEEPFFETPAAQKETPTVQF
- a CDS encoding MFS transporter, translating into MSTTAQNSGSPKSGGILEGVTVYHWLVFILAASGWLFDCMGQRIFILAREPALKELLGATASDGDVKKWGGLATCILMIGWGTGGLLFGMMSDRYGRVKAMVATLLAYTIFSGLSGLSRNGMEFLIYRFLCGMGVGGMFGAATTLVAESVPAKFRTAALGSMQALSAMGNIGGSALSLGITPGLENYWGHYSGWQVIFFVSVTPVLLAIPILLVLKEPEAWKKAKADAQSGKAKRVGSITDLFRDPRWRRSTLVGICLGVSGMVGLWGIGFFSPELVTTALKNRPLHGADLLKPAQICQALKTPANPAVAHIKSLMTPDVVKQVETSPDTASAALLQDFNRLIHDGNLYNAEAFKGIALKKNTANLVIQVQKHSAPENINFLNRQLLEQTFPGAIDSLQKVIDKMRGRGTMLQDVGALLGMFAFTFIASYFNRRKAFLIAFVMCLCVVSFVFATLKTESDIYWMLPLMGFCTLSVFAGYSIYFPEIYPTRLRGTGVGFCYNTVRYLAAPFPYLLGHLSTMFPFRTVAVAMCGIYLIGIVALIWAPETKDQPLPED
- a CDS encoding Gfo/Idh/MocA family oxidoreductase; this translates as MQPKADGMNYAPKGKASAVCKPGEFRFAAIGLDHGHIFGQCNGLIEAGGELASVYDPDPAKVANFCKTYPGVKVAASEAEVLHDPSLNLIASACVPCERGPLGLRVMDHGKDYFTDKPPFTSLEQLAAARQKVAETGHIFAVYYSERLHVEAAVYAGQLLQAGAIGRVVQVLGLGPHRLNPATRPPWFWDKKKFGGILCDIGCHQIEQFLYWTGAKSARVLHSKVGNYNCPQYPDFEDFGDATLVADNGATHYMRVDWLNPNGLRAWGDGRTVILGTDGYIELRKYLDVARDAEGDHVYLVDHKGEHHFPVHGQVGFPFFGQLILDCLNRTENAMPQAHTFLTIELALQAQASAVKVSG